A window of bacterium contains these coding sequences:
- a CDS encoding T9SS type A sorting domain-containing protein has product MITYRDWFLAAALLVGAGASTSARAEGQFLWDRAFGGAGQEEAWSVVQTADGGYVLVGWGQPVVDLDAYVVRTDSLGVALWTQFYGGTREDRAYAIVPAEDGWVLTGSTVSTGAGSWDAWVFKIATDNSLQWSSTYGGTGLDDAFGLADAGDGYVVAGKTDLDGNELWTQSYGGPAFDDVAFSIIRNRDGDYVMAGRTSSAAGDYQAYLLVVGGDPTAVDPNGTGAAPGLQLLPAHPNPFNGRTRLEFVVPFAGRVQLDVYDLRGRIVGTMRGGRIERSHTAAAMFWLEAGHYVVHFDAAGLTAGLYLARLEMEGYRAVQKLVLAK; this is encoded by the coding sequence ATGATTACGTATCGCGACTGGTTTCTGGCGGCAGCGCTCTTGGTCGGCGCCGGCGCGTCGACGTCGGCCCGGGCCGAGGGCCAGTTCTTGTGGGATCGAGCGTTCGGTGGTGCGGGTCAGGAGGAGGCGTGGAGCGTCGTGCAGACCGCCGATGGCGGCTACGTCCTGGTGGGCTGGGGCCAGCCGGTCGTCGACCTGGACGCCTACGTCGTCAGGACGGACTCGCTCGGGGTGGCGCTGTGGACTCAGTTCTACGGCGGCACCCGGGAGGACCGGGCCTACGCGATCGTTCCCGCGGAAGACGGCTGGGTGCTGACCGGTTCCACCGTGTCCACCGGCGCGGGGTCCTGGGACGCGTGGGTGTTCAAGATCGCCACCGACAACTCTCTGCAATGGAGCAGCACCTACGGCGGGACGGGCTTGGACGACGCGTTCGGTCTGGCCGACGCCGGCGACGGCTACGTCGTCGCGGGCAAGACCGACCTCGATGGCAACGAGCTATGGACGCAGTCCTACGGCGGGCCGGCCTTCGACGACGTCGCTTTCTCCATCATCCGCAACCGTGACGGTGACTACGTGATGGCCGGCCGGACCTCCTCGGCAGCCGGCGACTATCAGGCCTACCTGCTGGTCGTGGGCGGCGACCCGACGGCCGTGGACCCCAACGGCACCGGTGCAGCGCCGGGGCTGCAGCTCCTGCCCGCGCATCCGAATCCGTTCAACGGCCGCACGAGGCTCGAGTTCGTCGTCCCCTTTGCCGGGCGGGTTCAACTCGACGTGTACGACCTGCGCGGGCGCATCGTCGGCACCATGCGTGGCGGCCGCATCGAACGCTCGCACACAGCGGCGGCGATGTTCTGGCTGGAGGCCGGACACTACGTCGTGCACTTCGACGCCGCGGGTCTGACCGCTGGCCTCTATCTCGCGCGCCTGGAGATGGAGGGCTACCGGGCGGTGCAAAAACTCGTGCTGGCCAAGTGA